One genomic segment of Corynebacterium durum includes these proteins:
- the ffh gene encoding signal recognition particle protein — MFESLSDRLTGALQGLRGKGKLSEADINATAREIRLALLEADVSLPVVRAFIKRIKERAAGAEVSQALNPAQQVVKIVNEELIDILGGETRRLQLAKTPPTVIMLAGLQGAGKTTLAGKLAKHLAGQGHTPMLVACDLQRPGAVQQLQIVAERAGVSCFAPDPGTAIDSHDHDMGTSHGDPVDVARRGIEEAKRTQHDVVIVDTAGRLGIDETLMTQARNIRDAVNPDEVLFVIDAMIGQDAVATAEAFRDGVDFTGVVLTKLDGDARGGAALSIREVTGKPIMYASTGEKQDDFDVFHPERMASRILGMGDMLTLIEQAEAVMDEEKALEAASRLGSGELTLEDFLDQMLMIRRMGPLGNILKMLPGGKQMSEMADMVDEKHLDRIQAIIRGMTPEERINPKILNASRRKRIANGSGVTVTDVNQLVERFFEAKKMMGAMAGQMGMGGMGKRSATKKKPKGRKGKNGKRKGGGRRGPSQPRMPMGGFPGMGGGMPGMPGGGMPDMAELQKLQQQMGGKLPKGMENIDFSQLGIEQDKKK; from the coding sequence GTGTTCGAGTCTTTGTCCGACCGCCTTACCGGTGCCCTTCAGGGACTCCGGGGTAAAGGCAAACTCAGCGAGGCAGACATCAACGCCACCGCGCGTGAAATTCGCCTGGCATTACTAGAAGCCGACGTCTCCCTGCCCGTTGTGCGCGCCTTTATTAAACGCATCAAAGAACGCGCAGCAGGTGCCGAAGTCTCACAGGCGCTCAACCCTGCACAACAGGTTGTCAAAATCGTCAACGAGGAACTTATTGACATCCTCGGTGGCGAAACTCGTCGCCTACAACTAGCCAAAACCCCACCCACCGTCATTATGCTTGCAGGTTTGCAGGGTGCCGGTAAAACCACACTTGCCGGCAAACTAGCCAAGCACCTTGCCGGGCAGGGGCACACCCCCATGCTTGTGGCCTGTGACCTGCAACGACCAGGTGCTGTCCAACAGCTGCAGATCGTGGCGGAACGCGCCGGAGTGTCCTGCTTTGCGCCTGACCCTGGCACTGCGATTGACTCCCACGACCACGACATGGGCACCTCCCACGGCGATCCCGTTGATGTGGCGCGCCGCGGCATTGAGGAAGCAAAACGCACCCAGCACGATGTGGTGATCGTGGATACTGCTGGTCGTCTGGGCATTGACGAGACACTGATGACGCAGGCTCGCAACATTCGCGATGCCGTTAACCCGGATGAAGTGCTCTTTGTTATTGACGCCATGATTGGCCAGGACGCCGTGGCTACCGCTGAAGCCTTCCGCGACGGCGTCGACTTCACCGGTGTCGTGCTCACCAAACTCGATGGTGATGCTCGCGGCGGTGCCGCACTGTCCATCCGCGAAGTCACCGGCAAGCCCATCATGTACGCCTCCACCGGTGAAAAACAGGATGATTTCGATGTTTTCCACCCCGAGCGCATGGCCAGCCGCATCTTGGGCATGGGCGATATGCTCACCCTCATCGAGCAGGCCGAGGCCGTTATGGATGAGGAAAAAGCCCTGGAAGCAGCCAGCCGCTTGGGCAGCGGCGAGTTGACTCTTGAGGACTTCCTAGACCAGATGCTCATGATCCGCCGCATGGGACCCCTGGGCAATATCCTGAAAATGCTTCCGGGTGGCAAGCAGATGTCCGAGATGGCCGACATGGTGGACGAGAAGCACCTCGACCGCATCCAAGCCATCATTCGCGGCATGACCCCCGAGGAGCGCATTAACCCGAAAATTTTGAACGCTTCGCGCCGCAAGCGCATTGCCAACGGTTCCGGTGTCACCGTGACTGATGTGAACCAGCTGGTGGAGCGCTTTTTTGAGGCGAAGAAGATGATGGGTGCCATGGCCGGGCAGATGGGCATGGGTGGCATGGGCAAACGCTCCGCCACCAAGAAAAAACCCAAGGGTCGTAAGGGCAAAAACGGCAAACGCAAAGGCGGCGGCCGCAGAGGGCCTTCGCAACCAAGGATGCCCATGGGTGGTTTCCCTGGCATGGGTGGCGGAATGCCAGGAATGCCTGGTGGTGGCATGCCTGATATGGCCGAGCTTCAGAAGTTGCAACAGCAGATGGGTGGAAAACTCCCCAAAGGCATGGAGAACATTGACTTCAGTCAGTTGGGTATCGAACAGGATAAGAAAAAGTAG
- the rimM gene encoding ribosome maturation factor RimM (Essential for efficient processing of 16S rRNA): protein MELKIGRVVKSHGIKGEVTVEITTDEPDIRFAVGEVLHGRQGSKEHALTVEAARAHQRRLLVKFEEITDRNAADSLRGTVFYAPPLDSDDDDEGFYDHELEGLRVIHDDANIGEVTGVLHGPAGEILEVRLSGGKDVLVPFVHAIVPEVDLDAGTCTITPPDGLLEL from the coding sequence ATGGAGCTAAAGATTGGTCGCGTGGTGAAATCCCATGGAATTAAAGGCGAAGTGACGGTTGAGATCACTACCGATGAACCGGATATTCGTTTCGCCGTGGGGGAGGTTCTTCACGGGCGTCAGGGCTCCAAGGAACATGCCTTGACCGTTGAGGCCGCGCGTGCGCATCAACGTCGGTTGCTGGTCAAGTTTGAAGAGATCACGGACCGTAACGCCGCTGACTCGCTGCGCGGAACCGTGTTTTACGCCCCGCCACTGGACAGCGATGACGACGATGAAGGCTTCTACGACCACGAGCTTGAGGGCCTGCGCGTGATTCACGATGACGCCAATATCGGCGAGGTGACGGGTGTGCTGCATGGTCCAGCTGGGGAAATTCTGGAGGTGCGATTGAGCGGCGGCAAAGACGTGCTGGTCCCATTCGTGCATGCCATAGTGCCAGAGGTGGATCTTGATGCTGGTACTTGTACCATCACCCCGCCTGATGGACTCTTGGAGCTGTGA
- a CDS encoding Tex family protein codes for MINSTIARELGVSESQVAATVALLDEGNTVPFIARYRKEITGGLDDSQLRQLEERLAYLRELEERKQSILAAIEEQGKLTDDLRALILACETKARLEDLYLPFKKRRKTKADVAREAGIEALVDALIDVPSTDATSAATAYVCEGFEDEKKVLEGARAILVDRCATNADLVGEVREEMLSRGHMTASVAEGKEQEGAKFKDYFEFSESCESLPSHRILALLRGEKEGVLNLHLDAGDDAFYEGLIADRAGIDTTNPWLDDAVRWGWRTKLYVSSGLDVRMRLKEKAEAGALEVFAKNLRDVLLAAPAGQRATLGLDPGYRNGVKCAVVDTTGKVLETMIVYPHQPQNRWSDAVKVLSTACATHGVDLLAIGNGTASRETEKLASEVADMIATAGGTRPTPVVVSESGASVYSASEVAAKEFPDMDVSLRGAVSIARRLQDPLAELVKIDPKSIGVGQYQHDVNQSALAKTLDAVVEDAVNAVGVDVNTASIPLLTRVAGVTSTLAGNIVAYRDENGVFPSRAALKKVPRLGPKAYQQCAGFLRIQGGKDPLDASAVHPEAYPVVRAIATATGLTVAELIGNTRVLHGLNPADFATDEFGVPTVTDIIAELDKPGRDPRPEFTTATFKEGVEKVSDLQPGMILEGTVTNVAAFGAFVDVGVHQDGLVHVSAMSDTFVDDPHTVVRSGQVVKVKVMEVDVDRQRIGLSLRLNDEPGAKGPKKSKGAQAGKKPRQQRGNGRSQRQRRNDRNDTAGGSMADALRKAGFGN; via the coding sequence ATGATTAATTCCACTATTGCCCGCGAGCTTGGGGTGTCGGAGAGCCAAGTTGCAGCCACGGTTGCATTGTTGGATGAGGGGAACACGGTCCCGTTTATTGCGCGGTATCGCAAGGAGATCACGGGCGGCCTGGACGACTCGCAGCTTCGCCAGTTGGAGGAGCGTTTGGCATATCTCCGGGAGTTGGAGGAACGTAAGCAGAGCATCCTCGCCGCGATTGAAGAGCAGGGGAAACTCACCGATGATCTGCGTGCCTTGATTCTCGCCTGCGAGACGAAGGCCCGTCTAGAGGACTTGTATCTGCCCTTTAAAAAGCGCCGCAAAACCAAGGCCGATGTTGCCCGTGAGGCCGGGATTGAGGCGCTGGTGGATGCGCTTATCGACGTCCCGTCAACCGATGCCACCTCCGCCGCCACCGCGTACGTGTGTGAGGGTTTCGAGGATGAGAAGAAGGTACTGGAGGGAGCTCGCGCTATCTTGGTGGATCGCTGTGCCACCAACGCTGACCTGGTGGGGGAGGTTCGCGAGGAAATGCTGAGTCGCGGCCACATGACCGCCTCCGTCGCGGAAGGTAAGGAACAGGAAGGCGCTAAGTTCAAGGATTATTTCGAGTTTTCGGAGTCTTGTGAGTCGCTGCCGTCGCACCGCATTCTGGCTCTGCTGCGCGGAGAAAAGGAAGGCGTGCTGAACCTGCATCTCGATGCCGGGGATGACGCATTCTATGAGGGGCTTATCGCGGATCGTGCAGGTATTGATACTACTAACCCCTGGCTTGACGACGCCGTGCGCTGGGGCTGGCGCACCAAGCTCTATGTGTCCTCGGGGCTGGATGTGCGGATGCGGTTGAAGGAGAAGGCCGAGGCAGGCGCGTTGGAGGTGTTTGCCAAGAACCTGCGTGATGTGTTGCTGGCCGCTCCGGCCGGTCAGCGGGCCACCTTGGGGTTGGATCCGGGGTACCGCAATGGCGTGAAGTGTGCCGTGGTGGATACAACTGGCAAGGTGTTGGAGACCATGATCGTCTACCCGCACCAGCCGCAAAATCGTTGGTCCGACGCGGTGAAGGTGTTGTCCACGGCATGTGCCACGCATGGCGTGGATTTGCTGGCTATCGGCAATGGCACGGCATCCCGGGAGACGGAGAAGCTGGCATCTGAGGTTGCGGATATGATCGCCACCGCTGGTGGTACCCGCCCTACGCCGGTGGTGGTGTCGGAGTCGGGCGCGTCGGTGTATTCGGCTTCTGAGGTTGCTGCGAAAGAATTCCCCGATATGGATGTGTCGTTGCGGGGTGCCGTGTCTATTGCACGGCGGCTGCAGGATCCGCTTGCGGAGTTGGTGAAGATTGATCCGAAGTCCATTGGCGTGGGGCAGTACCAACACGATGTGAACCAAAGCGCACTGGCAAAAACGCTGGATGCGGTGGTGGAAGATGCGGTGAACGCGGTGGGCGTGGACGTGAACACGGCGTCGATACCTTTGCTCACGCGGGTGGCGGGTGTGACGTCAACGCTGGCGGGCAACATTGTGGCGTACCGCGATGAAAACGGGGTATTTCCTAGCCGCGCGGCGCTGAAGAAGGTGCCGCGCTTGGGGCCGAAGGCGTACCAGCAGTGCGCGGGCTTCCTGCGTATTCAGGGTGGCAAGGATCCGCTGGATGCGTCAGCGGTGCACCCGGAGGCGTATCCGGTGGTGCGGGCGATTGCCACTGCGACGGGCTTGACTGTGGCGGAACTGATCGGCAATACCCGCGTGCTTCACGGGCTGAACCCGGCGGATTTTGCCACCGACGAGTTCGGAGTCCCCACCGTCACCGACATCATCGCCGAGCTGGATAAGCCTGGCCGCGATCCCCGCCCCGAATTCACCACAGCCACCTTCAAAGAAGGAGTGGAGAAGGTCTCTGACCTGCAGCCCGGCATGATTTTGGAAGGTACCGTGACTAACGTGGCCGCTTTCGGCGCGTTCGTGGATGTGGGTGTCCATCAGGACGGGCTGGTGCACGTGTCCGCTATGTCGGACACGTTTGTGGATGACCCGCACACGGTGGTGCGTTCCGGCCAGGTCGTCAAGGTGAAGGTCATGGAAGTGGATGTAGATCGTCAGCGCATCGGCCTATCGCTGCGGTTGAATGATGAACCCGGAGCAAAGGGGCCGAAGAAGTCGAAGGGTGCGCAAGCTGGTAAGAAGCCCCGTCAACAACGTGGGAATGGACGCAGCCAACGCCAGCGCCGCAATGACCGCAACGACACTGCGGGCGGCAGCATGGCTGATGCACTGCGAAAAGCAGGTTTTGGTAACTAA
- a CDS encoding DoxX family protein, with protein MTLFLAVVLLADVAMSIRPMAFIRACLSGVNLPENFWWVLLVIKTLAAAGLIADHWLADAGYAGVGLAATVGVVVYFLCAVVAHIRAHFLGREFWLNCLGMLALSLVTLGFVVL; from the coding sequence ATGACTCTTTTTCTCGCCGTCGTCCTACTCGCCGACGTCGCCATGTCCATACGTCCCATGGCGTTCATTCGCGCGTGCCTGAGCGGGGTGAACCTGCCGGAAAACTTCTGGTGGGTGCTGCTCGTGATCAAAACCCTGGCAGCTGCGGGCCTCATCGCCGACCACTGGCTTGCCGACGCCGGATACGCGGGCGTCGGGCTGGCAGCCACCGTGGGCGTGGTGGTGTACTTCCTGTGTGCCGTCGTGGCACACATTCGGGCGCATTTCCTGGGCAGGGAATTCTGGCTAAATTGCCTGGGAATGTTGGCACTCTCTCTGGTCACGCTGGGTTTTGTCGTGCTATGA
- the rpsP gene encoding 30S ribosomal protein S16, protein MAVKIKLQRMGKIRTPHYRVVVADARTRRSGKVIENLGVYEPKANPSVIRIDSERAQYWLGVGAQPTDPVLALLKITGDWQKFKGLPGAEGTLEVAPEKPSKLDLFNAALAEANEAPTAEAITEKKRKEREDKKATEAAAKAEAEKEAEAEADAEIAAEEASE, encoded by the coding sequence ATGGCTGTCAAAATTAAACTGCAGCGTATGGGTAAAATCCGTACCCCGCACTACCGCGTGGTTGTGGCTGATGCCCGCACCCGTCGTTCCGGCAAGGTTATTGAGAACCTGGGCGTCTACGAGCCCAAGGCCAACCCCTCTGTGATCCGCATTGACTCGGAGCGTGCACAGTACTGGCTGGGTGTTGGTGCACAGCCGACCGATCCGGTATTGGCTCTGCTGAAGATCACAGGTGACTGGCAGAAATTCAAGGGTCTGCCTGGTGCTGAAGGCACCCTGGAAGTTGCCCCAGAAAAGCCCTCCAAGCTTGACCTGTTCAACGCTGCTCTGGCAGAAGCCAACGAGGCTCCCACCGCCGAGGCGATCACCGAGAAGAAGCGCAAGGAGCGCGAGGATAAGAAGGCCACCGAGGCCGCTGCTAAGGCTGAGGCCGAGAAAGAAGCTGAGGCTGAAGCAGACGCAGAGATCGCTGCTGAAGAAGCTTCCGAGTAA
- a CDS encoding cupin domain-containing protein, whose translation MNIPVNSPDTFGPADNESAAGMSTVRVLADAPAPNPDRNVPAVSRLFQGDHANIIAFNFLPGQQLQDHKAAHPIIVQALRGTLDFTCGDETVRLEPGVAVHLPAYVIHRVDCPEDASTDGNVLMLTMLTAEKV comes from the coding sequence ATGAATATTCCTGTTAATTCTCCCGATACCTTCGGCCCGGCCGACAACGAATCCGCAGCCGGAATGTCCACAGTTCGCGTGCTTGCCGACGCCCCGGCCCCCAACCCCGACCGGAACGTCCCCGCCGTGTCACGCCTGTTCCAAGGCGATCATGCCAACATCATCGCCTTCAATTTCCTTCCCGGACAACAGCTTCAAGACCACAAGGCTGCGCACCCCATTATCGTGCAAGCCCTCCGTGGAACACTTGATTTCACCTGTGGCGACGAGACTGTCCGCTTGGAACCTGGTGTTGCGGTGCACCTGCCCGCCTACGTGATTCACCGCGTGGACTGCCCCGAAGACGCCTCCACTGACGGCAACGTACTTATGCTCACCATGCTCACAGCAGAAAAGGTCTAA
- a CDS encoding class I SAM-dependent methyltransferase gives MSDSTSSKPLAGHWLLAKVGKKVLRPGGLETTRWLIEQLPIRDQRVVEFAPGLGVTAQEILQKKPSTYTGVDADPHAVDTTKQTLAGIVEKSPTSPANVEIINGSAAETGLPDDSADIVVGEAMLTMQTDKHKLEIMQEATRILAPGGYYAIHELGLTPDELDSEVKTEIQRALARAIKVNARPLTTAEWTEIAEQAGFTVVGVYHAPMALLEPRRMIADEGPLRTAKIVFNILRQPDIRRRILTMRSTFREHANHMNAIGMVLKRT, from the coding sequence ATGTCTGACAGCACTTCCTCGAAACCCCTCGCCGGCCACTGGCTCCTTGCAAAGGTAGGCAAGAAAGTGCTCCGGCCGGGAGGTTTGGAAACCACCCGGTGGCTCATTGAGCAACTGCCCATCCGCGATCAGCGTGTTGTTGAATTTGCACCCGGCCTGGGTGTCACCGCGCAGGAAATCCTACAGAAGAAGCCCTCCACGTACACCGGCGTTGACGCAGACCCTCATGCAGTCGATACCACTAAACAGACCCTCGCGGGCATTGTGGAAAAGTCTCCCACATCACCTGCCAACGTGGAGATCATCAACGGAAGTGCCGCCGAGACTGGGCTGCCCGATGATTCCGCCGACATCGTAGTCGGCGAGGCAATGCTGACCATGCAGACAGACAAGCACAAGTTGGAGATCATGCAGGAGGCCACCCGCATCCTGGCACCAGGCGGATACTATGCCATCCACGAACTCGGGCTCACCCCTGATGAACTGGACTCGGAAGTCAAAACGGAGATTCAACGGGCGCTGGCCCGGGCAATCAAAGTCAACGCTAGGCCCTTGACTACCGCCGAGTGGACTGAGATCGCCGAGCAGGCCGGTTTCACCGTGGTCGGTGTGTACCACGCCCCCATGGCACTGCTGGAACCACGCCGCATGATTGCCGACGAAGGCCCCCTCCGCACCGCGAAGATCGTTTTTAATATTCTCCGCCAGCCGGACATTCGTCGCCGCATTCTCACCATGCGGAGCACGTTCCGCGAACACGCCAATCACATGAACGCTATCGGCATGGTGCTGAAACGCACATAA
- the trmD gene encoding tRNA (guanosine(37)-N1)-methyltransferase TrmD, whose translation MRLDVITIFPEYLDPFRHALLGKAIEKNILQVGVHNLRDWATDVHKSVDDTPYGGGPGMVMKPEVWGPALDDVAVGVADAPLLESVQPHLIKSSDADVHGGGDQEGVDKKPLLIVPTPAGKPFTQDMARSWSAENHIVFACGRYEGIDQRVIDDATRNYRVEEVSIGDYVLIGGEVAVLVIAEAIVRLIPGVLGNTRSHEEDSFSDGLLEGPSYTKPRTWRGHSVPDVLFSGNHALVDRWRRDQSLLRTASRRPDLIDALRASGGLNSADESVLDKIAAARPVRVSLNVLLTPAEWVRSQALLSDVEGFTVESLEAEEMSGFCEAENMLVAQYQQLHGRSPVVEVVHRIEITGTTTLSDRDVTRAVVDSAFPEGTLWYGTAIAE comes from the coding sequence ATGCGGCTTGATGTGATCACCATTTTTCCTGAGTACCTCGATCCATTTCGGCATGCACTGTTAGGCAAGGCGATTGAGAAAAATATTCTTCAGGTCGGCGTACACAACCTTCGGGACTGGGCGACAGACGTGCATAAATCCGTCGACGACACGCCCTACGGCGGAGGACCTGGCATGGTCATGAAACCCGAGGTCTGGGGACCTGCACTCGACGATGTTGCCGTTGGTGTTGCTGATGCACCCCTGCTGGAATCGGTGCAGCCCCACCTCATTAAGTCGAGTGACGCCGACGTGCACGGTGGCGGTGATCAAGAGGGTGTCGATAAGAAACCTTTGCTCATCGTGCCGACGCCCGCCGGTAAGCCCTTTACTCAAGACATGGCGCGGTCCTGGTCTGCGGAGAACCACATTGTGTTCGCTTGTGGGCGCTACGAGGGCATTGACCAGCGCGTCATCGACGATGCCACCCGCAACTACCGAGTCGAAGAGGTCTCGATCGGAGACTATGTGCTCATCGGTGGGGAAGTAGCGGTGCTGGTCATCGCTGAAGCTATCGTCCGCCTCATTCCCGGTGTGCTCGGCAACACGCGAAGCCACGAGGAGGACAGTTTCTCTGATGGCCTCCTGGAAGGTCCCAGCTACACCAAGCCCCGCACCTGGCGAGGGCATTCCGTTCCCGACGTGCTGTTTTCCGGCAACCATGCACTCGTCGATCGCTGGCGCCGCGACCAATCCCTTCTCCGCACCGCTTCTCGACGCCCCGACCTCATTGATGCTCTCCGTGCTTCGGGTGGCCTCAACTCAGCCGACGAAAGTGTGCTTGACAAGATTGCGGCGGCACGACCGGTGCGCGTGTCCCTAAATGTCCTGCTCACTCCGGCAGAATGGGTACGCAGCCAGGCACTACTCTCCGACGTGGAGGGATTCACTGTGGAATCACTGGAAGCTGAGGAAATGTCCGGCTTTTGCGAAGCCGAGAACATGCTGGTCGCCCAATATCAGCAGCTTCACGGGCGGTCTCCCGTTGTGGAAGTCGTGCACCGCATTGAGATAACGGGCACGACCACGCTTTCCGACCGCGACGTTACCCGCGCAGTGGTTGACTCCGCGTTCCCCGAAGGTACGCTCTGGTACGGGACGGCCATAGCGGAGTGA
- a CDS encoding TetR/AcrR family transcriptional regulator, producing the protein MTARQEQRLATENTILATAEQHFVTHGYQNATIRAIAAEANVSTGSVMSVGDKKTLLIRIFDTKIAAIHQSRNGHTGIADTPNPTDAVLATVSPFLTIFAKHLDLSREYFATLVSGSHSSIIFNELAEALEREFAELITHFLPQHADTAASAAHALYLGFLGVLVVWAGSVDATVGDVQLPTTELRRFVDFFFTSQGAHS; encoded by the coding sequence ATGACCGCACGACAAGAACAACGCTTGGCCACAGAAAACACCATCCTTGCCACTGCAGAACAGCACTTTGTCACGCACGGATACCAGAACGCGACCATCCGCGCCATCGCCGCAGAAGCCAATGTGAGCACTGGCTCCGTCATGTCGGTTGGCGATAAGAAAACGCTGCTCATCAGGATTTTTGACACAAAGATTGCAGCCATCCACCAATCGCGCAACGGCCACACTGGCATTGCCGACACGCCCAACCCCACCGACGCAGTGCTGGCCACCGTCTCTCCATTCCTTACGATTTTCGCCAAGCACTTGGACCTATCCCGCGAGTACTTTGCCACGCTGGTCAGCGGCTCGCACTCCTCGATCATCTTCAACGAACTCGCCGAAGCGCTTGAACGAGAATTTGCAGAACTCATCACGCACTTCTTACCCCAGCACGCTGACACCGCCGCCAGCGCTGCCCACGCACTCTACCTGGGTTTCTTAGGGGTGCTGGTGGTATGGGCGGGCAGTGTCGATGCCACTGTGGGCGACGTCCAGCTTCCCACCACTGAGCTGCGCCGCTTCGTCGATTTCTTTTTCACCTCGCAAGGGGCACACTCATGA
- a CDS encoding SDR family oxidoreductase yields MNILVLGATGNIGTPLTQRLHDDGHTVTAWSRRTHGDLSTQLIPLDMVEGTELIIDVTDAKRRSSMLPTMATNVVSSVHRAAVTPRILCLGILNQDKSTFSYYKHKQQQHQVYASSGLPYTTVRCTQFTTFLTSLFDAATPTGLITLPTGARWQLIDPRDVATQLASLPQSDVLTLAGPETLTSREAAERYRTAHGSKRILVNLRVPGAFGKFLREGLNLTTEPDAMGTLTYQGR; encoded by the coding sequence ATGAACATCCTTGTACTCGGGGCAACGGGGAACATTGGCACACCGCTGACACAACGTCTCCATGACGACGGGCACACTGTAACCGCCTGGTCACGACGTACACATGGTGACCTCTCCACACAGCTCATTCCGTTGGACATGGTGGAAGGGACAGAACTGATCATTGACGTCACCGACGCCAAACGCCGCAGCTCCATGCTCCCCACAATGGCCACCAATGTTGTCTCCAGCGTTCACCGCGCCGCTGTCACACCCCGCATCCTCTGCCTGGGCATCCTCAACCAGGACAAGAGCACATTCTCGTATTACAAACACAAGCAACAACAACATCAGGTCTACGCATCGTCCGGTCTCCCCTACACCACCGTACGATGCACACAATTCACCACATTTCTCACCTCGCTTTTCGACGCCGCAACGCCCACCGGCCTCATCACACTACCGACAGGGGCTCGGTGGCAGCTGATTGATCCACGAGACGTCGCTACGCAGCTGGCATCCCTGCCCCAATCAGATGTGTTGACCCTCGCTGGACCAGAAACCCTGACATCACGCGAGGCTGCCGAGCGGTATCGCACAGCACACGGAAGCAAGCGCATCCTTGTTAACCTGCGCGTTCCCGGTGCGTTCGGCAAGTTTCTGCGTGAAGGGCTGAATCTGACAACTGAACCGGACGCTATGGGCACCCTCACGTACCAAGGAAGGTAA